The Corynebacterium atypicum genome contains the following window.
CAGATCACGGCCACCGGCAAGGGGCATATCGCCCGCGCCGAGGCTAAGGAAGACAGCTTCTACGCGGCGCTTGAAACGGCGCTGGCGAAGATGGAGCGCTCCCTGCGGAAGGTGAAGGCGCGCCGGTCGATCGCTCAGTCGGGCCACCGCGCCCCGAAGGGGACCGGCCAGGTCGCCGCGGACCTGGTTGCTGAGGCTGAGAAGGCCCGCGCCCAGCAGGGTAAGTATGACGTCGACCCGTACGAGGATCAGGTTGAAGAGATCCTCCCGGGCCGGGTCGTGCGTACGAAGGAGCACCCGGCGACCCCGATGAGCGTCGATGAGGCGCTGAGCGAGATGGAGCTGGTGGGCCACGATTTCTACCTCTTTGTTAACGAGGAGAACAACCGCCCGTCGGTGGTCTACCGCCGCCACGCTTTCGACTACGGTCTGATCACGCTGACCGAGGAGTCTGAAGCCTAAACCGCGCCTCGCGCAGCCGCGCCCGCGGCGGAAGGCAAAGCCGGCCGGAAACGGCCGGCTTTTTCTTATGCGCCACCCAGGCGATGTTGAGGTGGCGCTCTCATGCCAGACAGGTACTGGGGCTTGGCGGGCGGCCAGATGGCTCGGCGGCGAGGGCCGGCTATACTGCCGCTGGCACGCGCACTACTGGGTGCGAAACGGCGTGCGTACAATGTGGGAACGCATACCGATTAGATGCTTCACGCTACGAAGGGCTTTATAGACGTGTTTGGACTCTCCAAGCTGCTGCGCGCCGGCGAAGGCCGGACGGTCAAGCGCCTGTCAAAGATCGCCGACCAAGTCATCGCCTTGGAAGATGACTATGCCGCGCTATCCGACGACGAGCTCAAGGCCAAGACTGGCGAGTTCAAGCGCCAGATCGCCGACGGCAAGGCGCTCGATGACATTTTCCTCGACGCCTTCGCCACCGCCCGCGAGGCCTCGTGGCGAGTGCTGGGCCAGAAGCACTACCACGTCCAGGTGATGGGCGGTGCGGCGCTGCACTTCGGCAACGTCGCCGAGATGCGCACCGGCGAGGGTAAGACTTTGACCTCGGTGCTGCCGGTCTACCTCAACGCCCTCGAGGGCAAGGGCGTGCACGTGGTCACGGTCAATGACTACCTGGCCAAGCGCGACGCGGAGTGGATGGGACGTGTGCACCGCTGGCTCGGCCTCGACGTCGGGGTGATCCTCCCGGAGCTGGACCGCAACCAGCGCAAGGCCGCCTATAACGCGGACATCACCTACGGGACGAACAACGAGCTGGGCTTCGACTACCTGCGCGATAACATGGTGCGCAGCCTGGACGACGTCGTGCAGCGCGGCCACCACTTCGCCATCGTGGACGAGGTCGACTCGATCCTGATCGATGAGGCGCGCACGCCGCTGATCATCTCCGGGCCGGCCGAGGGCTCCTCGCAGTACTACACCGTCTTCGCGCAGCTGGCGCCGATGATGCAGATTGACGTCCACTACGAGGTGGATCGCCGCAAACGCACGGTGGGTGTGCTCGAGGACGGCGTGGCCTTCGTGGAGGATCAGCTGGGCATTGACAACCTCTACGCCCCGGAGAACTCACAGCTGGTCAGTTACTTGAACAACGCGCTGAAGGCCAAGGAGCTCTTCGAGCGCGACAAGGACTACATCGTGCGCGGCGGCGAGGTGCTCATCGTGGATAGTTTCACCGGCCGCATCCTCGCTGGCCGGCGCTACAACGAGGGCATGCACCAGGCCATCGAGGCCAAAGAGGGCGTGGAGATCAAGAACGAGAACCAGACCCTGGCCACCGTCACTCTGCAGAACTACTTCCGCCTCTACGACAAGCTGGCCGGCATGACGGGCACCGCGGAGACGGAGGCCAGCGAGCTTAACCAGATCTACAAGCTCAACGTGGTGCAGATCCCCACGAACCGGCCGAACCAGCGTACGGACGAGCCCGACCGGGTGTATAAGACTCAGGAGGCTAAGTTCGCGGCCGTCGCCGACGATATTGCTGAACGGCAGGCCGAGGGCCAGCCGGTGCTGGTGGGCACCACCTCGGTGGAGCGCTCGGAGTACCTTTCGCAGCTCCTCAAGCACCGCGGCATCGAGCACAACGTGCTTAACGCCAAGTTCCACGAGCAAGAGGCCCAGATCATCGCCCAGGCGGGGCTACCGGGGACCGTTACCGTGGCGACGAACATGGCCGGTCGCGGCACCGACATTGTGCTCGGCGGCAACCCGGACATCCTGCTGGATATCAAGCTGCGCGAGCGCGGCCTGGATCCCGTCGAGGATGAAGAAGCATACCAGGCGGCCTGGGAGGAGGAGCTTCCCAAGGCCAAGGAGCGCTCGCAGCGCCTGGGCGACAAGGTCCGCGAGGTCGGCGGTCTTTATGTCCTGGGCACGGAGCGCCACGAGTCGCGGCGCATTGACAACCAGCTGCGCGGCCGCTCCGGCCGCCAGGGCGACCCGGGCAAGACGCGGTTCTACCTGTCCATGCGCGATGACCTGATGGTGCGCTTCGCAGGTCAGGCGATGGAGAACATGATGAACCGGCTGAACGTGCCGGACGACGTCCCCATCGAGGCGAAGATGGTGACCAACGCCATCAAGGGCGCGCAGACCCAGGTGGAAAACCAGAACTTTGAGATGCGCAAGAACGTCCTCAAGTACGACGAAGTGCTCAACGAGCAGCGCAAGGTGATCTACGGCGAGCGGCACAAGGTGCTGGAGGCCGCCGATCTGGGCGATAACATCCGCCGGATGATTAACGACACGGTCTCGGCGTACGTCGAGGGCGCGACCGCCTCTGGGTTCGTCGAGGATTGGGACCTGGATGCGTTGTGGAACGCGTTGGAGTCGCTCTACGGGCCGGCCAAGGGCTACCAGGAGCTTATCGACGGCACGGAGTACGGCCCGGCGGGCGAGCTCACGGCCGAGCAGCTGCGCGAGGCCGTCATCGACGACGTTAACGCTCAGTATGACGCCCTCGAAGAGACCGTCAATGAGCTCGGCGGCGCCGGCCAGATGCGCTCGGTGGAGCGGATGGTGTTGCTGCCCGTGATCGACCAGAAGTGGCGCGAGCACCTCTATGAGAT
Protein-coding sequences here:
- the hpf gene encoding ribosome hibernation-promoting factor, HPF/YfiA family, coding for MTNSADSAENTAEVLGPDAQVSITGRNVEVPEHFAERVNSKLAKIARLDPTLTFFHVELQYEPNPRREAEADRIQITATGKGHIARAEAKEDSFYAALETALAKMERSLRKVKARRSIAQSGHRAPKGTGQVAADLVAEAEKARAQQGKYDVDPYEDQVEEILPGRVVRTKEHPATPMSVDEALSEMELVGHDFYLFVNEENNRPSVVYRRHAFDYGLITLTEESEA
- the secA gene encoding preprotein translocase subunit SecA, with amino-acid sequence MFGLSKLLRAGEGRTVKRLSKIADQVIALEDDYAALSDDELKAKTGEFKRQIADGKALDDIFLDAFATAREASWRVLGQKHYHVQVMGGAALHFGNVAEMRTGEGKTLTSVLPVYLNALEGKGVHVVTVNDYLAKRDAEWMGRVHRWLGLDVGVILPELDRNQRKAAYNADITYGTNNELGFDYLRDNMVRSLDDVVQRGHHFAIVDEVDSILIDEARTPLIISGPAEGSSQYYTVFAQLAPMMQIDVHYEVDRRKRTVGVLEDGVAFVEDQLGIDNLYAPENSQLVSYLNNALKAKELFERDKDYIVRGGEVLIVDSFTGRILAGRRYNEGMHQAIEAKEGVEIKNENQTLATVTLQNYFRLYDKLAGMTGTAETEASELNQIYKLNVVQIPTNRPNQRTDEPDRVYKTQEAKFAAVADDIAERQAEGQPVLVGTTSVERSEYLSQLLKHRGIEHNVLNAKFHEQEAQIIAQAGLPGTVTVATNMAGRGTDIVLGGNPDILLDIKLRERGLDPVEDEEAYQAAWEEELPKAKERSQRLGDKVREVGGLYVLGTERHESRRIDNQLRGRSGRQGDPGKTRFYLSMRDDLMVRFAGQAMENMMNRLNVPDDVPIEAKMVTNAIKGAQTQVENQNFEMRKNVLKYDEVLNEQRKVIYGERHKVLEAADLGDNIRRMINDTVSAYVEGATASGFVEDWDLDALWNALESLYGPAKGYQELIDGTEYGPAGELTAEQLREAVIDDVNAQYDALEETVNELGGAGQMRSVERMVLLPVIDQKWREHLYEMDYLKEGIGLRAMAQRDPLVEYQKEGSDLFNAMNDAIKEETVRQLFLLRKQFEQRAAAQAEGQAG